Proteins from a genomic interval of Leishmania braziliensis MHOM/BR/75/M2904 complete genome, chromosome 24:
- a CDS encoding putative basal body component: MVSDGAPKSGPVPSDHVDQLLEEYLRVINSKDDQLHRLLRQLQDQEVAAGQREKDNAAKQRQLSEQLQSKNRKLKEAQAQAARDEEAVRKLVLNSEVLKKQLQESEERAEDQAAAAAKAAAKARRLECELSDAQVTHAALQAQKTKSEEGWAAAQLQVEAQNVAVASLKSELEMATQTLSETRSHAQQLQARIQEMMPIHEHTSAVAALEAKSTSERAQRNEDMKKLQDDLSSREKDHRTTQEALRKAQQDVEEMAASLQTTTKALDTAKHQLETADLTRQQTEKELREEMSRCRRAHLESAERIGELERSLARSQEALQRTTTELQATCAQHERYKAVAEKAHEGVQAQNHALQEQLRQYQDEADRARRLLEARERMISDSADALTRAREDATRSQAELREKLATVTATAALRAEECDRLQHQLNRVQSELAGAQRRTTADEHSLSQKLEELQTGVQRLQVQLRDKEEETRRAELVHGKELQKVQHDHAFAVEDMRRRHENEVQDLRTRLELARAELSEKAGGSKGLEKELYHVAEARQEMRSEMNRLQNTIEAKETVIQSLRREVDRQQTEAAQLTQRLAAHERNEGVLRQRIEEAERARLDLKAARERAEESVVAIRRTAETSTAALAGVEAQLSEKDRIITALRLEVTECVEAKQVTFKEVLQERSHRDKLELSLTAAEERVNKAEIELRVALQQQEQLQRCIDERSKEVRRLKEEAEQRDAECSRLARHAEDVESLAKSTAEELRQTIHERDDTIQRLRSEQATVLPHLNEERGKNLVLLEKLQHQQELSRMHLDNAQQRISSLEEAVEARVAEVAALQDNKARAEEQLLEVQAQVTTLTDTLDSREHKYQQRKEEVQKALQQVEEVKAATVMTLQRAEDQTAAASAIREKYKKEKAKMELLLERMEERLRASAKREKEDRQRSVDLTEKLTETEEALRRAQDTLDSRISEVKTRYEEMCRQQAESFRDVTKDAMAAEKLATSLQVQLHEAQRRAASIEGSYRELQRHLAASQALVLEGYAEEAIDMKRVCIDLVLRAHRGTVSRATSVTKDSWSAAQKTAAELCEGARDTERQLVRLQLEHKTVLRAVEEAHQRRLEAAAAEHHEAVARVQGELAEAERCVLGLKEAARRTNDDRDQRMHALKESLERVTALLEMEKRQTASLRERIAADEAKRSNDASAAEDERRCLQHSFDKLKRQLDDRVVEQKHNEDELRELRAEVAALQRVLGEKRREVKQEADRVTKEHERLVAAVAAREAAELRCGEMDKQINFLRGQLETARLSHERVANDHQAAQRTRDMRLDAAQAELATAVAERRRCQREVESLEQRVRELTKEVQALRRQEADILGQLQAYKAETSALRERCANVESLKNISEASLAETQARERDLMDKLEELRNAQQLMQLCFDKQQEQLEVGRRLRQQDALQPSRFSS; this comes from the coding sequence ATGGTGTCCGATGGGGCACCAAAAAGTGGGCCAGTGCCGAGTGACCACGTTGACCAGCTCCTGGAGGAGTACCTGCGGGTCATCAACAGCAAGGATGATCAGCTGCACCGTCTTCTCCGACAGCTGCAAGATCAAGAGGTGGCTGCTGGgcaaagggagaaagacaacgctgcgaagcagcgacagctctcggagcagctgcagagtAAGAACAGAAAActgaaggaggcgcaggcaCAGGCCGCGCGTGATGAGGAAGCGGTTCGCAAACTCGTGCTAAACTCGGAGGTCCTCAAGAAGCAGCtgcaagagagcgaggaacGCGCCGAGGAtcaggcggcggcggcagctaAAGCCGCAGCAAAGGCTCGCCGGCTGGAGTGCGAATTGTCCGACGCTCAGGTCAcccatgcggcgctgcaggcccAAAAAACGAAATCTGAGGAAGGGTGGGCGGCAGCCCAGCTGCAGGTGGAGGCGCAAAACGTTGCTGTCGCCAGCCTCAAGAGCGAGTTAGAGATGGCTACGCAGACGCTGAGTGAAACTCGGTCACACGCACAacagctgcaggcccgcATTCAAGAGATGATGCCGATTCACGAGCACACATCGGCGGTCGCCGCACTCGAGGCAAAGTCGACTAGCGAGCGTGCACAGCGCAATGAGGACATGAAGAAACTGCAAGATGACCTCTCtagcagagagaaagatcACCGCACGACGCAGGAAGCTCTTCGCAAAGCGCAGCAAGACGTGGAAGAGATGGCGGCTTCACTACAGACCACCACGAAAGCACTTGACACCGCAAAGCACCAGCTCGAGACCGCGGACTTGACGAGGCAGCAGACGGAGAAAGAGCTGCGCGAAGAGATGTCGCGGTGTCGGCGAGCACACCTAGAGTCTGCTGAGCGCATTGGCGAGCTGGAGCGGTCTTTGGCACGGTCGCAGGAAGCGCTCCAGCGCACGAcgacggagctgcaggcAACCTGCGCTCAACACGAGCGCTACAAGGCAGTAGCCGAAAAGGCACACGAGGGGGTACAGGCGCAAAACCACGcactgcaggagcagctgcggcaatATCAGGACGAGGCGGACCGCGCACGTCGTCTGCTCGAGGCACGAGAGCGGATGatcagcgacagcgctgaCGCACTAACCCGCGCTCGCGAGGATGCCACCCGTTCACAAGCGGAGCTTCGTGAGAAGCTGGCCACCGTCACGGCAACCGCGGCTTTGCGAGCTGAAGAGTGTGACCGTCTGCAGCACCAATTGAACCGCGTGCAGTCGGAGCTGGCaggtgcgcagcggcgcaccactGCCGACGAGCATAGTCTATCGCAGAaactggaggagctgcagacCGGCGTGCAGCGTCTGCAAGTGCAGCTCCGAGAcaaggaggaagagacgcGCCGTGCTGAGCTCGTCCACGGAAAGGAGCTGCAGAAAGTTCAGCACGACCATGCATTCGCTGTCGAAGACATGCGGCGTCGACACGAAAACGAGGTGCAGGACTTGCGCACTCGGCTTGAGCTCGCGCGCGCGGAGCTAAGCGAGAAGGCAGGCGGATCGAAGGGGTTGGAGAAGGAACTCTACCACGTCGCGGAGGCCCGACAGGAGATGAGGAGCGAGATGAATCGCCTACAAAACACTATCGAGGCAAAGGAAACGGTCATTCAAAGCCTACGACGGGAGGTCGACAGGCAGCAGACAGAGGCTGCGCAGCTTACGCAACGCTTAGCCGCGCACGAGAGGAACGAGGGGgtcctgcggcagcgcatcgAGGAGGCAGAGCGGGCTCGGCTGGACCTCAAGGcggcaagagaaagagctgaGGAGAGCGTGGTGGCCATTCGGAGAACGGCGGAgacgagcaccgccgcccttgCTGGagtggaggcgcagctgagCGAAAAAGACCGCATCATCACCGCTCTCCGTCTGGAGGTGACGGAGTGCGTGGAGGCCAAGCAAGTCACCTTCAAGGAGGTATTGCAAGAGAGGTCGCACCGCGACAAGTTAGAACTCTCCTTgacggcagcggaggagcggGTTAATAAGGCTGAGATAGAACTGCGTGTCGCCTTGCAGCAACAGGAGCaactgcagcgctgcatcgaCGAGAGGTCAAAGGAGGTGCGACGCCTAAAGGAGGAAGCGGAGCAGCGCGATGCCGAGTGCTCGCGCCTTgcgcgccatgccgaggacGTGGAGTCACTTGCCAAGAGCACTgctgaggagctgcgccagaCGATCCACGAGCGTGACGACACTATTCAGCGCCTCCGAAGCGAGCAGGCGACGGTACTTCCGCATCtaaacgaagagaggggcaaGAACCTTGTTCTGCTGGAAAAGCTGCAGCATCAACAGGAGCTTAGCCGCATGCACCTGGACAAcgcccagcagcgcatcagCAGTCTGGAAGAGGCCGTTGAGGCGCgagtggcggaggtggccgcGCTTCAAGACAACAAGGCACGCgccgaggagcagctgctggaggtcCAAGCACAAGTGACCACGCTCACGGACACCCTCGATAGTCGGGAGCACAAGTATCAGCAGCGTAAAGAAGAGGTtcagaaggcgctgcagcaggtggaggaAGTCAAGGCAGCTACAGTGATGACGCTTCAGCGCGCGGAGGACCAGacggccgccgccagcgcgaTTCGAGAGAAGTacaagaaggaaaaggcaaagatGGAGTTGCTCCTGGAGCGCATGGAGGAGCGTTTGCGTGCGTCGGCGAAGCGCGAGAAAGAGGATCGCCAGCGAAGTGTCGACCTGACTGAGAAGCTcacagagacagaggaaGCGCTGCGACGAGCGCAGGACACGCTTGACTCACGCATCAGCGAAGTGAAGACGCGCTACGAGGAGATGTGTCGCCAACAGGCGGAGTCGTTCCGCGACGTCACGAAGGATGCCATGGCTGCCGAGAAGCTTGCGACCTCTTTGCAAGTACAACTGCacgaggcgcagcgcagagcaGCGTCTATAGAGGGCAGCTACcgtgagctgcagcgccaccttgCAGCATCCCAGGCGCTAGTGCTTGAGGGATATGCGGAAGAGGCGATAGACATGAAGCGAGTGTGCATCGACCTTGTTTTGCGGGCGCACCGCGGCACTGTGTCCCGCGCCACAAGTGTTACCAAGGACAGCTGGTCTGCCGCCCAGAAGACGGCCGCCGAGCTCTGCGAGGGCGCGAGGGACACGGAGCGACAGCTGGTTCGCCTTCAGCTGGAGCACAAGACGGTGCTTCGAGCCGTCGAGGAAGCCCACCAGCGCCGGCTGgaggctgccgctgcggaaCACCACGAGGCGGTTGCGCGTGTTCAGGGGGAACTGGCTGAGGCAGAACGGTGCGTTCTTGGCCTTAAAGAGGCGGCGCGACGCACCAACGACGACCGAGACCAGCGCATGCACGCCTTGAAGGAGTCTCTGGAGCGCGTGACAGCACTGCTGGAGATGGAAAAGCGCCAGACTGCCTCCCTGCGTGAGAGGATAGCTGCTGATGAGGCAAAGCGCAGCAATGATGCGAGTGCTGCCGAGGATGAGCGTCGGTGTTTGCAACACAGTTTCGACAAGCTGAAGCGTCAGCTGGATGATCGAGTTGTGGAGCAGAAACACAACGAGGACGAGCTTCGGGAGCTGCGCGCGGaagtggcggcgctgcaacGCGTGCTGGGCGAAAAAAGGCGCGAGGTAAAGCAAGAGGCAGATCGGGTCACTAAAGAGCACGAGCGCCTGGTGGCCGCTGTTGCGGCCCGCGAAGCCGCGGAGCTGCGGTGCGGTGAGATGGACAAGCAGATAAACTTTCTGCGCGGACAGCTCGAGACGGCGCGGCTGAGCCACGAGCGTGTCGCTAACGACCATCAGGCAGCCCAGCGGACTCGGGACATGCGACTCGACGCAGCGCAAGCAGAGTTAGCCACTGCCGTTGCGGAGAGGCGCAGGTGCCAGCGCGAGGTAGAGAGCCTCGAGCAGCGAGTGAGGGAGCTGACGAAAGAGGTGCAAGCTCTGCGTCGACAGGAGGCCGACATCCTGGGGCAACTCCAGGCATACAAGGCGGAGACCTCAGCTCTGCGTGAGCGGTGCGCGAACGTGGAGTCGCTCAAGAACATTAGCGAGGCCTCCCTCGCCGAAACGCAAGCGCGCGAGCGCGACTTGATGGACAAGCTCGAGGAGCTGCGTAATGCTCAGCAACTCATGCAGCTGTGCTTTGACaagcagcaagagcagctgGAAGTGGgccgtcgcctccgccagcAAGATGCACTGCAGCCGTCACGGTTCTCCTCGTAG
- a CDS encoding putative ubiquitin-conjugating enzyme e2, producing the protein MQGGGNNSGAAARLQKELVEVMMSDAEGISAYPEDDNLFRWIGSVKGVPNTPYEELEYNLLLVFPPNYPYEAPTVTFMTPCFHPNVDTRGAICLDILKEKWSAVYSVSSILLSIQNLLNNPNNESPLNNHAAQLWHDREQFTIAVRTTHGGAPGS; encoded by the coding sequence ATgcaaggcggcggcaacaacagtggggcagcggcgcggctgcaAAAGGAGCTCGTTGAGGTGATGATGAGCGATGCCGAGGGCATCTCCGCCTACCCAGAGGACGACAACCTCTTTCGCTGGATCGGTAGCGTCAAGGGCGTGCCAAACACACCGTACGAGGAACTCGAGTACAACTTGCTGCTTGTTTTTCCGCCCAACTACCCGTACGAAGCGCCCACCGTGACGTTCATGACACCATGTTTCCACCCGAACGTAGACACGCGTGGGGCCATCTGCCTCGACATTCTCAAGGAGAAGTGGTCCGCCGTCTACTCGGTGAGCTCCATCTTGCTTTCCATCCAGAACCTTCTCAACAACCCTAACAACGAGTCACCGCTGAACAAccatgcggcgcagctctgGCACGACAGGGAGCAGTTTACCATCGCTGTGCGGACCACTCACGGTGGAGCGCCGGGATCTTAG